The Mycolicibacterium mageritense genome contains a region encoding:
- a CDS encoding DUF4873 domain-containing protein produces the protein MNPIDIAVIDVDAALLGPLGTVTVLRDVTAQTFDESTHTWALQTAAGPRHARIVISRGAADSPLRPYRGVAVHGRPNWFFISDSRQAAYVRDCLTAMDRDRATRIEVRHSTQRLFHDRPAPWPTSWRRRRELRRRIPEDFDLDSAAGVSDEVYDGPATLHMAGADRAVHVRLTGHLDPIDGRYHWQGTILDVHDAVSGSVTLTVGDRTADARITERTAQGTFSIAGVGAPPFVLDDVEVIVPG, from the coding sequence GTGAACCCCATCGACATCGCGGTCATCGACGTCGACGCGGCCCTGCTCGGCCCGCTCGGCACCGTGACGGTGCTGCGCGACGTCACCGCGCAGACGTTCGACGAGTCCACCCACACGTGGGCATTGCAGACCGCTGCCGGGCCGCGGCATGCCCGCATCGTGATCAGCCGCGGTGCGGCTGATTCGCCCCTGCGGCCGTACCGCGGCGTCGCGGTGCACGGCAGGCCCAACTGGTTCTTCATCTCGGATTCCCGGCAAGCCGCGTACGTGCGGGACTGCCTGACCGCTATGGATCGCGACCGCGCGACCCGCATCGAGGTGCGCCACAGCACGCAACGGCTGTTCCACGATCGTCCCGCGCCGTGGCCCACCAGTTGGCGGCGGCGCCGCGAGCTGCGGCGGCGGATTCCGGAGGATTTCGACCTCGACTCGGCCGCCGGTGTCAGCGACGAGGTCTACGACGGCCCGGCCACCCTGCACATGGCCGGGGCAGACCGTGCGGTGCACGTCCGGTTGACGGGCCACCTGGATCCGATCGACGGTCGCTACCACTGGCAAGGCACCATCCTCGATGTTCACGACGCCGTCAGCGGGAGCGTCACGCTGACCGTGGGCGACCGGACAGCCGACGCCCGCATCACCGAGCGCACCGCGCAGGGCACGTTCTCGATCGCCGGGGTGGGTGCGCCGCCGTTCGTTCTCGACGACGTCGAGGTCATCGTCCCCGGCTGA
- a CDS encoding MFS transporter, producing the protein MTTSLERPAGPASVVAPDPTVRWLAVFALAMGGFGIGTTEFVAMGLLPDIASGFGITEPTAGHVISAYALGVVVGAPVIAALTARVPRRILLLGLMTVFTLGNLASMVAPSYETLVAARFVAGLPHGAFFGIAALAAAHLMGPQNRAKAVAHVLSGLTIATVLGVPLASWLGQALGWRSAFGLVVAIGLVTLTALWFWLPDQLRSMHVTSPLTELSALRRPQVWLAVLVGMIGFGGMFAVYTYISTTMTDVAGLSRSLVPVALMMFGLGMVVGNLVGGRLADTSVIRALYLSMSALGVLLAVFVVASHNPWTALLVLFGIGAAGSAVGPALQTRLMDVAHDAQTLAAALNHSALNIGNATGAWVGGLVIAAGYGYTAPAAAGALLAVGGLLVFTVSVLLQRRTATRR; encoded by the coding sequence ATGACGACTTCCCTCGAACGCCCCGCCGGCCCCGCCTCGGTTGTCGCACCTGACCCCACGGTGCGATGGCTCGCGGTGTTCGCCCTGGCCATGGGCGGCTTCGGCATCGGTACCACCGAATTCGTCGCGATGGGCCTACTGCCCGACATCGCATCGGGCTTCGGCATCACCGAACCCACCGCGGGCCATGTGATCTCCGCCTACGCCCTCGGCGTCGTGGTCGGTGCACCCGTCATCGCGGCCCTGACCGCGCGGGTACCCCGCCGCATCCTGCTGCTCGGCCTGATGACCGTCTTCACGCTCGGCAACCTGGCCAGCATGGTCGCGCCGTCCTACGAAACACTGGTCGCTGCCCGATTCGTGGCCGGTCTGCCGCACGGCGCCTTCTTCGGGATCGCCGCGCTGGCGGCCGCACACCTCATGGGTCCGCAGAACCGGGCCAAGGCCGTCGCGCATGTGCTGTCCGGCCTGACGATCGCGACGGTGCTCGGCGTGCCGCTCGCCTCCTGGCTCGGTCAGGCCCTGGGCTGGCGCAGCGCGTTCGGCCTCGTGGTGGCCATCGGACTGGTCACCCTCACGGCCCTGTGGTTCTGGCTGCCCGATCAACTGCGGTCCATGCATGTCACGAGCCCCTTGACCGAGCTCAGCGCGCTGCGCAGGCCGCAGGTCTGGCTCGCGGTGCTCGTCGGCATGATCGGCTTCGGCGGCATGTTCGCGGTGTACACCTACATCAGCACCACGATGACCGACGTCGCCGGGCTCTCACGCTCGCTCGTCCCGGTCGCGCTCATGATGTTCGGGCTCGGCATGGTCGTCGGCAACCTCGTCGGTGGCCGGCTGGCCGATACGTCGGTGATCCGCGCGCTGTACCTGTCGATGAGCGCGCTCGGCGTGCTGCTCGCGGTGTTCGTGGTCGCGTCGCACAATCCCTGGACCGCACTTCTGGTGCTGTTCGGGATCGGCGCCGCGGGCTCAGCCGTCGGCCCCGCGCTGCAGACCCGGCTCATGGACGTCGCGCACGACGCGCAGACGCTCGCCGCGGCGCTCAACCACTCGGCGCTCAACATCGGCAACGCGACCGGTGCGTGGGTCGGCGGGCTCGTGATCGCGGCGGGCTACGGCTACACCGCCCCGGCCGCCGCAGGCGCACTGCTCGCGGTCGGCGGGCTGCTGGTGTTCACCGTTTCGGTACTGCTGCAGCGGCGCACCGCTACTCGTCGATGA
- a CDS encoding CheR family methyltransferase, with product MEPTDESFEALLRYMRDSRGFDFTGYKRTSLMRRVRHRMDHAGYESFEQYLDVLQASSEEFSALFNTILINVTAFFRDPDAWEFVRTDVIPRVLAERGPDDPIRVWSAGCASGQEAYTLAILLAEALGPDAFRQRVKIYATDIDEEALAEARAASYDERSVESVPPDLLARYFEQLNGRYVFHKDLRRAVIFGRNDLVKDAPISRVDLLVCRNTLMYLNAETQRNVLNRLHFALAAQGTLFLGHAEMLLSHADRFTPLNLKHRVFRKAAGSHTGMERYDPAASMYDRHGELPGLSTVRELAFRASPVAQIVVTGEDTVAMINQQAESIFGLSARDIGRLLRDLEVSYRPVELRAYIEQAKVERRSARIQDVKWQRPGSETVWFEIHVNPLVDAENGLLGISIVFFDVTATRALVDKVVQTNRQLEAAYEELQSTNEELETTNEELQSTVEELETTNEELQSTNEELETMNEELQSTNDELHTINDTLRERSIELDDARTFLDSLVNSIHVGMVVVDREMRVVVWNRHCEDLWGLRADETTGTVLTSLDVGLPLEPVRPLIGNAFVDSGQTGEVLLDAVNRRGRNIRVRVTCTAFRSAEGGVKGALLLMEEQA from the coding sequence ATGGAACCGACCGACGAATCCTTCGAGGCGCTGCTGCGCTACATGCGTGATTCCCGCGGCTTCGACTTCACCGGTTACAAACGCACGTCTCTGATGCGGCGCGTGCGACACCGCATGGACCATGCCGGCTACGAATCCTTCGAACAGTACCTCGACGTCCTGCAGGCCAGCTCCGAGGAATTCTCGGCATTGTTCAACACCATCCTGATCAACGTCACCGCGTTCTTCCGCGATCCCGACGCCTGGGAGTTCGTACGCACCGACGTGATCCCCCGTGTGCTCGCCGAACGCGGACCGGACGACCCGATCCGGGTGTGGAGCGCGGGCTGCGCATCTGGCCAGGAGGCCTACACGCTGGCCATCCTGCTCGCCGAAGCCCTGGGCCCTGACGCCTTCCGGCAGCGGGTCAAGATCTATGCCACCGACATCGACGAGGAGGCCCTTGCCGAGGCCCGCGCCGCGTCATATGACGAGCGAAGCGTCGAATCGGTGCCACCGGACTTGCTGGCGCGCTACTTCGAACAGCTCAACGGCCGGTACGTCTTTCACAAGGATCTTCGGCGCGCAGTCATCTTCGGCCGCAACGACCTGGTCAAGGATGCGCCGATATCGCGCGTCGATCTGCTGGTGTGCCGCAACACGCTGATGTACCTCAATGCCGAGACACAGCGAAATGTGTTGAACCGGCTGCATTTTGCCCTCGCAGCGCAAGGCACGCTGTTTCTCGGCCACGCAGAGATGCTGCTCAGCCATGCCGACCGGTTCACGCCGCTGAACCTCAAGCACCGCGTGTTCCGCAAGGCGGCCGGCTCGCACACCGGGATGGAGCGCTACGACCCGGCCGCGTCGATGTACGACCGCCACGGCGAGCTGCCCGGCCTCAGCACAGTGCGCGAACTCGCGTTCCGCGCAAGCCCTGTCGCGCAGATCGTGGTCACGGGTGAAGACACCGTGGCGATGATCAATCAGCAGGCCGAATCGATTTTCGGGCTGTCGGCCCGCGACATCGGGCGGCTGCTGCGGGATCTGGAGGTCTCATACCGCCCGGTCGAGCTGCGCGCCTACATCGAGCAGGCCAAGGTCGAGAGGCGCTCCGCCCGGATCCAGGACGTCAAGTGGCAGCGGCCGGGCTCGGAGACCGTGTGGTTCGAGATCCACGTCAACCCGTTGGTGGACGCCGAGAACGGCCTGCTCGGCATCTCGATCGTGTTCTTCGACGTCACCGCGACCCGCGCGCTCGTCGACAAGGTGGTGCAGACCAATCGGCAGCTGGAGGCCGCCTACGAGGAACTGCAATCCACCAACGAAGAGCTCGAGACCACCAACGAGGAACTGCAGTCGACGGTCGAGGAGCTGGAGACCACCAACGAGGAGCTCCAGTCCACCAACGAAGAGCTCGAGACGATGAACGAGGAGTTGCAGTCGACCAACGACGAATTGCACACCATCAACGACACGTTGCGCGAACGCAGCATCGAACTCGACGACGCACGGACGTTCCTGGACTCCTTGGTCAACTCGATCCACGTCGGCATGGTGGTGGTCGACCGGGAAATGCGGGTTGTGGTGTGGAACCGGCACTGTGAAGATCTGTGGGGACTGCGCGCCGACGAAACCACCGGCACCGTGCTCACGTCGTTGGATGTCGGACTACCGCTCGAGCCCGTCCGGCCGCTCATCGGCAACGCCTTCGTCGACTCCGGCCAAACCGGAGAGGTTCTCCTCGACGCGGTCAACCGGCGTGGCAGGAACATCCGCGTCAGGGTCACGTGCACCGCTTTCCGCTCCGCCGAGGGCGGCGTCAAGGGTGCGTTGCTTTTGATGGAAGAGCAGGCCTAA
- a CDS encoding chemotaxis protein CheB — MTYTDEPLGVVAVGASAGGVEALTQLASGLSTDLSYAVLVTLHMPANAPSVLARILDRAGPLPAKAAEDGESLEPATIYVAVPDHHLLVHDHRTRLAEGPTENGHRPAINALFRSAALAFGPRAIGVLLSGVLDDGVLGLGAIRSRGGVTIAQTPSDALFPAMPGNAVQAGVIDHQADADNIGALLEKLTGRAIEESDMEPDAAMELENRIAMAKRFSTDFDSEALGPPSGYVCPDCNGSLAAVGEGNFRCRVGHAWTAEALLHARDKEVEGALWVALRSLQEKAKLSRRLAEKAGPGQMADRYVQVADEAEHAASVLGERLSTANRRSEDRGG; from the coding sequence ATGACATACACGGATGAGCCCCTTGGGGTGGTGGCGGTCGGCGCCTCGGCCGGCGGCGTGGAAGCGCTGACCCAGTTGGCCTCCGGACTGAGCACAGATCTGTCCTACGCGGTGCTCGTGACCCTGCACATGCCTGCCAATGCCCCCAGCGTGCTCGCCAGGATTCTCGATCGTGCCGGCCCGCTGCCGGCCAAGGCCGCAGAAGACGGTGAAAGCCTCGAACCTGCCACCATCTACGTCGCCGTCCCGGACCACCATCTCCTGGTCCATGATCACCGCACCAGACTGGCCGAAGGCCCCACCGAGAACGGTCACCGACCCGCGATCAACGCGTTGTTCCGTTCGGCCGCACTGGCGTTCGGCCCGCGCGCCATCGGCGTGCTGTTGTCGGGCGTGCTCGACGACGGTGTGCTCGGCTTGGGCGCGATCCGGTCGCGGGGCGGCGTCACCATCGCGCAGACACCGTCCGACGCGCTGTTCCCCGCCATGCCGGGCAACGCGGTCCAGGCAGGAGTGATCGACCATCAGGCCGATGCCGACAACATCGGCGCGCTGCTCGAGAAGCTGACCGGGCGGGCGATTGAGGAGAGCGACATGGAACCCGACGCCGCCATGGAACTGGAGAACAGAATCGCGATGGCGAAACGATTTTCGACCGATTTCGACAGTGAGGCGCTCGGTCCGCCGTCCGGCTACGTCTGCCCGGACTGCAACGGCTCGCTGGCCGCGGTCGGCGAAGGCAACTTCCGATGCCGCGTCGGCCACGCCTGGACGGCCGAGGCGCTGTTGCACGCCCGTGACAAAGAGGTGGAGGGTGCGTTGTGGGTTGCTCTACGTAGCCTGCAGGAAAAGGCCAAACTGTCGCGGCGCCTCGCGGAAAAGGCGGGGCCCGGCCAGATGGCCGACCGATACGTTCAGGTCGCCGACGAGGCCGAGCACGCGGCATCGGTGCTCGGCGAACGATTGTCGACGGCCAACCGACGCTCGGAGGATCGCGGTGGCTAA
- a CDS encoding DUF5709 domain-containing protein, with protein sequence MSSPDEYSVDEDDQLTQEDTLIDRGVDDLLDEGYSPPDRWREPRDHETLDELLAEEEPDPAMQLDDDDYRDEQAGDDEVGDRRSGRLVAPNAGFGEDDEAELLGSDVGIDGGAASAEEAAVHIIDE encoded by the coding sequence ATGAGCAGTCCTGACGAATACAGCGTCGACGAGGATGACCAGTTGACTCAGGAAGACACCCTGATCGACCGGGGTGTGGACGACCTGCTCGACGAGGGTTACTCGCCGCCGGACCGCTGGCGCGAGCCCCGCGACCACGAGACGCTCGACGAGTTGTTGGCCGAGGAAGAACCCGATCCGGCGATGCAACTCGACGATGACGACTATCGGGACGAGCAGGCCGGTGACGACGAGGTGGGGGATCGGCGCTCGGGCCGGCTGGTGGCGCCCAATGCGGGGTTCGGTGAGGACGACGAGGCCGAACTGCTCGGAAGTGACGTCGGCATCGACGGGGGCGCGGCCTCTGCGGAAGAGGCCGCGGTCCACATCATCGACGAGTAG
- a CDS encoding GAF and ANTAR domain-containing protein, protein MSVSPQQVMASQISELIRGIQEHPVADVDTVLGELTENGVKYVPGARHAGITIAVRDGKVRTAAATGEYPKVLDEIQQRRAEGPCLSAAWEQHVIRINDMENESRWPAYCRDAVEETPIRSVIAFQLYADKQTMGALNFYAEQSGAFDAESVEAGLVVATHTALAWNLLRRDEQFRSALASRDIIGQAKGMLMERYRIDAVQAFEVLKRLSQNSNTPLADLAHEIVNSARARDVVDD, encoded by the coding sequence ATGTCAGTGAGCCCCCAGCAGGTGATGGCATCGCAGATCAGCGAGTTGATTCGTGGTATCCAGGAGCATCCTGTCGCCGACGTCGACACCGTCCTCGGCGAACTCACCGAGAACGGTGTCAAATATGTGCCCGGTGCCCGGCACGCGGGCATCACCATCGCCGTTCGCGATGGCAAGGTGCGGACCGCCGCGGCGACCGGCGAGTACCCGAAGGTGCTCGATGAGATCCAGCAACGCCGGGCCGAAGGGCCGTGCCTCAGCGCGGCATGGGAACAGCACGTCATCCGGATCAACGACATGGAGAACGAATCGCGGTGGCCCGCATACTGCCGCGATGCGGTCGAGGAGACCCCGATCCGTTCGGTGATCGCTTTCCAGCTCTATGCCGACAAGCAGACCATGGGCGCGCTGAATTTCTACGCCGAACAGTCGGGTGCATTCGACGCGGAGTCGGTGGAAGCCGGCCTGGTCGTGGCCACCCACACCGCGCTGGCGTGGAATCTGCTGCGTCGCGACGAGCAGTTCCGCAGCGCGCTGGCCTCGCGTGACATCATCGGCCAGGCCAAGGGTATGTTGATGGAGCGCTACCGGATCGATGCCGTCCAGGCCTTCGAGGTGCTCAAGCGCCTGTCACAGAACTCCAACACCCCGCTCGCGGATCTCGCGCATGAGATCGTGAATTCAGCGCGGGCACGAGATGTCGTTGACGACTGA
- a CDS encoding LLM class flavin-dependent oxidoreductase — MRFTYAEAMTDPTYYIPLARAAEAAGYHAMTIPDSVAYPFESDSKYPYTPDGNREFLDGKAFIEAFVMASALCAVTTTLKFNFFVLKLPIRPPALVAKQVGSLNALFDNRLGLGVGTSPWPEDYELMGVPFVRRGKRMDECIDIIRGLTSGDYFEYHGEFYDIPKTKMTPAPSKPVQILVGGHADAALRRAARCDGWMHGGGTDDLDTLIKRLNQIREEEGQTGPFEIHVISGDAFTVDGIKRLEDKGVTDVIVGFRLPYIKGEDTEPLDRKIRHLEKFAEHVIAKV, encoded by the coding sequence ATGCGGTTCACCTATGCCGAAGCCATGACCGACCCCACCTACTACATCCCGCTCGCCCGGGCCGCCGAAGCGGCCGGGTATCACGCGATGACCATCCCGGACAGTGTCGCCTACCCGTTCGAATCCGACTCGAAATATCCCTATACCCCTGACGGGAACCGGGAGTTTCTCGACGGCAAGGCCTTCATCGAGGCCTTCGTGATGGCGTCGGCACTGTGCGCGGTGACCACGACGCTCAAGTTCAACTTCTTCGTCCTCAAACTGCCGATCCGGCCCCCGGCCCTGGTCGCCAAGCAGGTGGGCTCGCTCAACGCATTGTTCGACAACCGGCTCGGCCTCGGGGTTGGCACCAGCCCGTGGCCCGAGGACTACGAGTTGATGGGCGTGCCGTTCGTGCGCCGGGGCAAGCGGATGGATGAGTGCATCGACATCATCCGCGGCCTGACCAGCGGCGACTATTTCGAATACCACGGCGAGTTCTACGACATCCCCAAGACCAAGATGACCCCGGCGCCCTCGAAACCCGTGCAAATCCTGGTCGGCGGCCACGCCGACGCCGCGCTGCGCCGCGCCGCGCGCTGCGACGGCTGGATGCACGGCGGCGGCACCGACGATCTCGACACACTCATCAAGCGGCTCAACCAGATTCGTGAGGAAGAGGGGCAGACCGGCCCGTTCGAGATCCACGTCATCTCAGGTGACGCCTTCACGGTCGACGGCATCAAACGCCTTGAGGACAAGGGTGTCACCGACGTGATCGTCGGATTCCGGCTGCCCTACATCAAGGGCGAGGACACCGAACCGCTCGACCGCAAGATCCGGCATCTGGAGAAGTTCGCCGAGCATGTGATCGCGAAGGTCTGA
- a CDS encoding ROK family protein, translating into MSTVGDVLALIRARRDVTRAEIGQLTGLSRTAVAARVAVLAERGLVVETEQAPSTGGRPAALLSFNADAGVVLSAAIGRSRTRLAVCNLAGDVLDLTDIDQQPDLGPGDLMPDVVKRLDAMLDARAGEPVYGVGASLPGTVDRVRGASLDSPILPGWDGVELHTYLRELTDAPVVIDNDVNVIALAERRSEDRRAVDDLLVLKASTGIGTGIIAGGALQRGAVQAAGELGHNKTPAAAGLPCRCGDTGCLEAVAGGWALVAELDREGVNHVRDLVQLAHDGDADARRMIRDSGRHIGEVLAAAVNLLNPAMLVVAGDMARAYDIFVAGLRETLYGNATALATRTLQVAPSTYGDRSGVIGCATMVLDEVLSPAAIDRA; encoded by the coding sequence ATGTCAACTGTCGGCGATGTTCTTGCGCTGATCAGGGCACGCCGGGATGTCACCCGCGCCGAGATCGGTCAGCTGACCGGGCTGTCGCGAACCGCGGTGGCGGCCCGGGTGGCGGTCCTGGCCGAGCGTGGGCTCGTGGTCGAGACCGAGCAGGCGCCGTCCACGGGCGGCCGTCCGGCCGCGCTGCTGTCGTTCAACGCCGACGCGGGCGTGGTGCTGTCCGCGGCCATCGGCCGCAGCCGGACCCGGCTGGCCGTGTGCAACCTGGCCGGCGACGTGCTCGACCTCACCGACATCGATCAGCAGCCCGATCTCGGACCCGGCGACCTCATGCCCGACGTGGTCAAGCGGCTCGACGCGATGCTCGACGCCCGCGCGGGCGAGCCGGTCTACGGGGTCGGGGCGAGCCTGCCGGGCACGGTCGACCGCGTGCGCGGCGCGAGCCTCGACTCGCCGATCCTGCCCGGCTGGGACGGAGTAGAACTGCACACCTACCTTCGCGAGCTCACCGACGCCCCCGTCGTCATCGACAACGACGTGAACGTCATCGCGCTCGCCGAGCGGCGCAGCGAGGACCGGCGGGCCGTCGATGATCTGCTCGTGCTCAAGGCGTCCACCGGTATCGGCACCGGCATCATCGCGGGCGGTGCGCTGCAACGCGGTGCGGTCCAGGCCGCGGGCGAGTTGGGCCACAACAAGACCCCGGCCGCGGCAGGCCTGCCGTGCCGGTGCGGCGACACCGGATGCCTGGAGGCCGTCGCCGGGGGCTGGGCGTTGGTGGCCGAGCTGGACCGCGAAGGCGTCAACCATGTGCGCGATCTGGTGCAGCTCGCGCACGACGGCGACGCCGACGCGCGCCGGATGATCCGCGACAGCGGTCGCCACATCGGCGAAGTGCTCGCCGCCGCGGTCAATCTGCTCAACCCCGCGATGCTCGTGGTGGCGGGCGACATGGCGCGGGCTTACGACATCTTTGTCGCCGGGTTGCGAGAAACGTTGTACGGCAACGCCACTGCGCTGGCCACTCGGACGCTGCAGGTCGCGCCGTCGACCTACGGGGACCGGTCGGGCGTGATCGGTTGCGCCACCATGGTTTTGGACGAGGTGCTGAGCCCGGCCGCGATCGACCGGGCCTGA
- a CDS encoding MFS transporter — translation MPQVRAWLTRNVRVLSAVSFLQDTASELLYPLLPIYLTAVLGAPPAVVGAVEGAAEGAAAMTKLAAGPLGDRFAKRPLIATGYGMAALGKVMVAAAGAWPGVLAGRVVDRLGKGIRGAPRDALLVADIDTAARGRVFGFHRAMDTLGAVAGPLLGLLGYELLDHQIAPLLWVAVVPAVLSVALVFLVAERRSTTRTSRQPTFSHVRDLPGRYWRVTAALVVFGLVNFPDALLLLRLNEIGFSVVEVILAYVTYNAVYAVASFPAGVLADRIGRVPVFGMGLVFFAIGYTGLGLTTDPVLAWLLIGAYGLFTGCTDGVGKAWISSLVSHDLQGSAQGVFQGLSGFAVLGAGVWAGLVWGAIPDQPGQLPLLVSGIVGAVFAVGLLAAPVLSRGR, via the coding sequence ATTCCTCAGGTGCGCGCGTGGCTCACCCGCAATGTCCGAGTGCTCTCCGCGGTGTCCTTTTTGCAGGACACCGCGAGCGAGCTGCTCTACCCGTTGCTGCCGATCTACCTGACCGCGGTTCTCGGTGCGCCACCGGCCGTGGTCGGCGCGGTCGAAGGCGCGGCCGAGGGCGCCGCCGCCATGACCAAGCTCGCTGCGGGGCCATTGGGGGATCGGTTTGCCAAGCGCCCGTTGATCGCAACCGGGTACGGCATGGCCGCGCTGGGCAAGGTCATGGTGGCCGCCGCGGGCGCCTGGCCGGGCGTGCTGGCGGGCCGGGTCGTCGACCGGCTCGGCAAGGGCATCCGCGGCGCACCGCGCGACGCGCTACTGGTCGCCGACATCGACACCGCGGCGCGGGGGCGGGTGTTCGGCTTCCACCGCGCCATGGACACGCTCGGGGCCGTGGCCGGCCCGCTGCTCGGGCTGCTCGGCTACGAACTGCTCGACCACCAGATCGCGCCGCTGCTGTGGGTCGCGGTGGTGCCTGCGGTGCTCAGCGTCGCGCTGGTGTTCCTGGTGGCCGAGCGCAGGTCGACGACGCGCACGTCGCGGCAGCCGACGTTCTCGCACGTGCGCGACCTGCCGGGCCGGTACTGGCGCGTGACGGCCGCGCTGGTGGTGTTCGGTCTGGTCAACTTCCCCGACGCGCTGCTGTTGTTGCGGCTCAACGAGATCGGCTTCTCGGTGGTCGAGGTGATCCTCGCGTACGTGACCTACAACGCGGTCTATGCGGTCGCGAGCTTCCCGGCGGGTGTGCTGGCCGACCGCATCGGCCGGGTTCCGGTGTTCGGCATGGGTCTGGTGTTCTTCGCGATCGGGTACACCGGCCTGGGGCTTACCACCGACCCGGTGCTGGCCTGGCTTCTGATCGGGGCGTACGGGCTGTTCACGGGCTGCACCGACGGTGTCGGCAAGGCGTGGATCTCGTCGCTCGTGTCCCACGATCTGCAGGGCAGTGCGCAGGGCGTGTTCCAGGGGCTCAGCGGTTTCGCGGTGCTCGGTGCGGGCGTGTGGGCCGGTCTGGTGTGGGGCGCGATACCCGATCAGCCCGGGCAGCTGCCGCTGCTGGTTTCCGGCATCGTCGGCGCGGTGTTCGCGGTCGGACTGCTGGCTGCGCCGGTACTCAGCCGGGGACGATGA
- a CDS encoding STAS domain-containing protein, whose protein sequence is MANARSPIAVSTQNQGNTSVLVVDGILDTTTYRGLRDTVIKAALEEPSAVIVDVSDLHVRSESAWSVFTSARWHVSVWPDVPLILVCRHIAGRNAIRRNGVTRYVPVFDTIESASSAVGAGELEPRRRARAQLPAVHSSLRRARQLTVEWLLSWSAAKLIPVATIIVDVLVENVLEHTQSPPSLIVEIRGDTVTLAVEDFSHAPAVRHEDPLRGADTVSGLTVVAALARVWGSTPTSTGKTVWAVVGPENSI, encoded by the coding sequence GTGGCTAACGCACGAAGTCCGATCGCGGTATCGACACAGAATCAAGGCAATACCAGTGTCCTCGTCGTGGACGGCATCCTCGACACGACCACCTATCGGGGGCTCCGGGACACCGTGATCAAAGCCGCGCTCGAAGAACCCAGCGCGGTCATCGTCGACGTCAGTGATCTACATGTGCGCTCAGAGTCGGCGTGGTCGGTGTTCACCAGCGCACGTTGGCATGTCAGCGTGTGGCCCGACGTCCCGCTGATCCTGGTGTGCCGACACATTGCCGGGCGCAATGCGATCAGGCGCAACGGTGTGACCAGGTATGTCCCGGTGTTCGACACGATCGAATCGGCGAGCAGCGCCGTCGGCGCGGGAGAACTCGAACCCCGACGACGAGCCCGTGCCCAGTTGCCCGCGGTGCATTCGAGCCTGCGGCGCGCGCGCCAGTTGACCGTCGAATGGCTGCTGAGTTGGTCTGCGGCCAAACTCATTCCGGTCGCCACGATCATCGTCGACGTTCTCGTCGAGAACGTGCTGGAACACACCCAGAGTCCGCCGAGTCTCATCGTCGAGATCCGTGGCGACACCGTGACACTCGCGGTGGAGGACTTCAGCCACGCACCGGCCGTGCGGCACGAGGATCCGCTCCGTGGCGCCGACACGGTTTCCGGGCTGACGGTGGTCGCCGCACTGGCCCGGGTCTGGGGCAGCACACCGACGTCAACCGGCAAAACCGTGTGGGCGGTCGTCGGGCCCGAGAACTCCATCTAG